A stretch of the Candidatus Jettenia sp. AMX2 genome encodes the following:
- a CDS encoding DUF1349 domain-containing protein: MVLKKIFKLCIILCISFLYNPFMGGGDKVCYGDELYKDEFEGQTLNPSWLIVRENQSDWSLSERPGYLRIKTKTESLWQINVNNKVKLLRNAPHGDFDISTKITYNPVQKFQQAGLVIYEDEENYVMLTRQMDDVANVEMSREISRVAGSKSAPTTLTTLFLKLSKSGGHVSGAFSEDGISWTTVDVVSGVKLKHPKVGLVGYNAQLNTTADADFDFFKIDSSEEEGLGAALEDFIELTKYGKSMHVMAMLMIGFGFLMVFVRRYGYSAVTATYIAVSVVIPLYMFLKSQGFLGESAELTMDRLILAQFCAASLLIAMGAFLGRLKMSQYIIMACLFVPAYMLNEWIMLDSGMGLIPKGLLVDTGGSIVIHQFGAYFGLGVIVRMTTQEDFNKKIESDKISNQFSMLGSMVLWVFWPSFCAAAAEISKMPLAAVNTVISLCGATVSTYIASAMIRKKVAIEDMANAALAGGVAIGSACAHTTPKAALMLGFIAGIISVIGFAVIQPRVQKILKGIDTCGVHNLHGMPGILGGLAAIFIAESVIPGLQIKAVVITFIIAAITGLAAGTVVSLFGHRRQSYDDALEFIVEEEHH; this comes from the coding sequence ATGGTATTAAAAAAAATTTTTAAGTTATGTATTATTTTGTGTATAAGTTTTTTGTATAACCCTTTTATGGGAGGGGGGGACAAGGTCTGCTATGGTGATGAATTGTATAAAGATGAATTTGAGGGACAAACCTTAAATCCTTCATGGCTTATAGTTCGTGAGAATCAGAGTGATTGGAGTTTATCTGAACGTCCTGGCTATCTGAGAATTAAAACGAAAACTGAAAGTCTATGGCAGATAAATGTTAATAACAAAGTCAAATTATTGAGAAATGCACCCCATGGTGATTTTGATATTAGTACAAAAATTACCTATAATCCGGTACAAAAATTCCAGCAGGCAGGTCTCGTTATTTATGAAGATGAAGAAAATTATGTTATGCTTACCCGCCAAATGGATGATGTTGCCAATGTGGAAATGAGCAGGGAAATATCGCGTGTTGCGGGAAGTAAATCAGCGCCGACCACCTTAACTACACTTTTTTTGAAATTGTCAAAATCGGGTGGGCACGTTAGTGGTGCATTTAGTGAAGATGGAATTTCGTGGACAACGGTAGATGTCGTGTCTGGTGTTAAATTAAAGCATCCCAAGGTTGGCCTAGTAGGCTACAATGCCCAGTTGAATACAACGGCAGATGCTGATTTTGATTTTTTCAAGATTGATTCATCGGAAGAAGAGGGGCTTGGTGCTGCCCTTGAGGACTTTATCGAACTGACCAAATATGGTAAATCCATGCATGTTATGGCAATGTTAATGATTGGTTTCGGATTCCTGATGGTGTTTGTCAGACGATATGGTTATAGTGCTGTTACTGCCACTTATATTGCGGTAAGCGTGGTAATTCCTCTTTATATGTTTTTGAAATCACAGGGGTTTCTGGGTGAATCAGCCGAATTAACAATGGACAGACTGATATTAGCCCAGTTCTGTGCTGCGAGTTTGTTGATTGCCATGGGGGCATTCTTAGGAAGATTGAAGATGTCCCAGTACATAATCATGGCATGTTTGTTTGTTCCGGCTTATATGCTTAACGAATGGATTATGTTAGATAGCGGCATGGGGCTTATTCCGAAAGGATTGCTGGTTGATACCGGAGGTTCAATTGTTATTCATCAATTCGGCGCTTATTTTGGTTTGGGTGTAATCGTAAGAATGACGACACAAGAGGATTTTAATAAAAAGATTGAATCGGACAAGATCAGTAATCAATTTTCAATGTTGGGAAGCATGGTTTTGTGGGTATTCTGGCCGTCTTTTTGTGCAGCAGCAGCAGAAATATCAAAAATGCCTCTTGCTGCAGTAAATACCGTCATTTCACTCTGTGGAGCGACAGTATCAACCTATATAGCGAGTGCTATGATTAGGAAAAAGGTTGCTATTGAAGACATGGCCAATGCAGCGTTGGCTGGCGGTGTGGCCATCGGTTCTGCTTGTGCACATACCACCCCAAAGGCTGCCCTTATGCTAGGCTTCATTGCAGGTATTATAAGTGTAATAGGTTTTGCAGTTATTCAACCCCGGGTACAAAAGATATTAAAGGGTATCGATACCTGTGGTGTACACAACCTCCATGGTATGCCTGGCATATTAGGCGGCTTAGCAGCTATTTTTATAGCGGAAAGTGTGATTCCGGGATTGCAAATCAAAGCCGTTGTTATTACCTTCATTATTGCGGCAATTACCGGGCTTGCTGCCGGAACGGTTGTCTCATTATTCGGGCATAGAAGACAATCATATGATGATGCTCTGGAATTTATCGTAGAAGAAGAACACCACTAA
- a CDS encoding SHOCT domain-containing protein: MNNKKWTIRMLSISLTLFMVSCTTARYYPTNFIESLKHPARFPDVHPPDVKNVEDVAHKNPLGDDEEVKIIHVSENKNASMHLIQIRENAVLRPHYHRRHDKVIYVEKGTSIATVDGSRYVVKPGSMLQIPNRTVLTIHNTGDETFVAVAIYSPPFDGRDEKFIGGKRKADRGAETKRRLIAAGTKTEIITGEDTISDTDGLEEKENHGDTVSPKKLAEKNLNRMVQEDHNIMEKERFLQTEPFVSQDRKEPKETASSPVSTAEKPAQDIRKMHEILARLFRLKESGILSAEEYEEKKDAVMKGRDIGELPEIIGYYSDQTALTEDDFSTGYPGYEFSQMPDVSYGKRKSEIPISERGKTLSTAARASGYRKEEKIRELEELYQEGLITKDDYTVKKGELLGSDERKTLSAISGNVRNDKRLRELKELYQEGLITKADYEFKRKELSSNPVSPAFHSQDWNQDEKLSELNKLREQGLISEENYELKKMKLLNW; encoded by the coding sequence ATGAATAATAAAAAATGGACGATAAGGATGCTCAGTATTTCCTTAACACTCTTTATGGTTAGTTGTACCACAGCCAGATATTATCCCACTAATTTCATAGAATCCCTTAAACATCCTGCCAGGTTTCCGGATGTTCATCCTCCTGATGTTAAAAATGTCGAAGACGTTGCTCATAAGAACCCATTAGGTGATGATGAAGAAGTAAAAATTATCCATGTAAGTGAGAATAAAAATGCAAGCATGCATCTTATTCAGATTCGGGAGAATGCGGTGCTCCGCCCTCATTACCACAGACGCCACGACAAAGTTATTTACGTTGAAAAAGGAACAAGCATAGCCACAGTAGACGGCTCCCGTTACGTGGTAAAACCTGGTTCCATGTTACAAATCCCGAACAGAACTGTTCTTACCATCCATAATACAGGAGATGAAACGTTTGTAGCCGTAGCAATTTACTCTCCACCCTTTGATGGCAGAGATGAGAAGTTTATCGGAGGAAAGAGAAAAGCCGACAGGGGGGCAGAGACAAAAAGAAGGCTTATTGCTGCAGGGACAAAAACTGAAATAATTACCGGGGAGGATACAATATCAGATACAGACGGCCTCGAAGAGAAAGAAAACCATGGTGATACTGTTTCACCAAAAAAACTGGCGGAAAAGAATTTAAACAGGATGGTGCAGGAGGACCACAATATCATGGAAAAGGAACGATTCCTGCAAACAGAACCATTCGTTTCTCAAGACAGAAAGGAACCAAAAGAAACAGCGTCATCTCCTGTGTCAACTGCTGAAAAACCTGCACAGGATATAAGAAAGATGCACGAAATACTTGCAAGACTCTTCAGGTTAAAGGAGAGTGGCATTCTCTCTGCGGAAGAATATGAGGAAAAGAAGGATGCTGTTATGAAAGGGAGGGATATTGGCGAATTACCTGAAATTATCGGATATTACAGTGATCAGACAGCATTAACAGAAGATGATTTCTCTACAGGATACCCGGGATATGAATTCTCGCAGATGCCGGATGTATCTTATGGAAAGAGGAAGAGTGAGATTCCCATTTCTGAAAGAGGAAAAACCCTCTCGACTGCAGCAAGAGCATCGGGGTATCGAAAAGAAGAGAAAATAAGAGAACTTGAAGAGCTTTATCAGGAAGGGCTTATTACAAAAGATGATTATACCGTTAAGAAGGGGGAACTTTTGGGTTCTGATGAAAGGAAAACGCTTTCAGCAATATCCGGGAATGTCCGGAACGATAAAAGACTGAGAGAGCTTAAAGAACTTTATCAGGAAGGACTCATAACAAAAGCCGATTATGAGTTTAAACGAAAAGAACTCAGTAGTAACCCTGTTTCTCCTGCTTTTCACTCACAGGATTGGAATCAGGACGAAAAACTATCAGAACTCAATAAATTGAGAGAACAGGGGCTTATATCAGAAGAGAATTACGAACTTAAAAAGATGAAATTACTCAATTGGTAA
- a CDS encoding ferredoxin-thioredoxin reductase catalytic domain-containing protein: protein MDNKDQEERNIRKMLNDYAASSPYRLHPDARIVNSVIRGLAIRKIKYGHAYCPCRLITGNSESDKKIICPCVYHQEEIEREEECHCSLFVSDHYQGKEPHDRE, encoded by the coding sequence ATGGATAACAAAGATCAAGAGGAAAGAAATATCCGCAAAATGCTGAATGATTATGCGGCCAGCTCGCCTTACCGGCTACATCCGGATGCAAGAATTGTAAACAGTGTAATAAGGGGCCTAGCAATCCGTAAAATCAAGTATGGGCATGCATACTGTCCCTGCAGATTGATTACAGGCAATAGCGAGAGTGACAAAAAGATTATTTGCCCGTGCGTTTATCATCAGGAAGAAATAGAACGTGAGGAAGAGTGCCATTGCAGTCTTTTTGTCAGTGATCATTATCAAGGAAAAGAACCTCATGACAGGGAATAA
- the trxA gene encoding thioredoxin: MSEDVVVLTDANFETEVLKSDVPVLVDFWAAWCGPCRQIAPVIDELANEYKGKAKIGKLNTEENTAIPAKFGITAIPTIIIFKNGKVENKLIGVKSKKDLKDALDAQLG; the protein is encoded by the coding sequence ATGTCTGAAGATGTCGTTGTGCTAACCGATGCAAATTTTGAGACAGAAGTGTTAAAGTCTGATGTTCCTGTATTAGTAGACTTTTGGGCAGCATGGTGCGGGCCGTGCAGACAAATAGCACCGGTAATTGATGAACTGGCAAATGAATACAAAGGAAAGGCCAAAATCGGAAAACTTAATACCGAGGAAAATACTGCCATTCCTGCAAAGTTTGGTATTACGGCAATACCAACGATTATTATTTTCAAAAACGGGAAAGTTGAAAATAAGCTGATAGGGGTAAAATCCAAAAAGGACTTAAAAGATGCGCTCGATGCTCAATTAGGTTAA
- the acpS gene encoding holo-ACP synthase yields MFVGIDIVGIKRIEKLFSSHEGFLKRIYTEKEVEYCKPKKNKYQHFAVRFAAKEAVFKALGTGWIGTMKWTDIELLNDALGKPYLNLYGSVKELADKKNISTVSVSVSHCHEYAVAQVLLVTK; encoded by the coding sequence ATGTTTGTTGGTATTGATATTGTAGGAATTAAACGGATTGAAAAATTGTTTTCTTCTCACGAGGGTTTCCTAAAAAGGATTTATACTGAAAAAGAGGTTGAATACTGTAAGCCCAAAAAAAACAAATACCAACATTTTGCCGTGCGTTTTGCAGCAAAAGAGGCTGTCTTTAAAGCTTTAGGGACAGGTTGGATTGGTACAATGAAATGGACAGATATTGAGCTTTTAAATGACGCATTAGGGAAGCCATACCTGAACCTTTATGGAAGTGTGAAAGAACTGGCAGACAAAAAAAATATTAGTACCGTTTCTGTATCGGTATCTCATTGTCATGAGTATGCGGTTGCCCAGGTGCTGTTGGTAACGAAATAA
- a CDS encoding beta-ketoacyl-[acyl-carrier-protein] synthase family protein produces the protein MPKVVITGLGLVTPVGIGVKESWQSFITGKDGANEMRSFDTSFYKVHRSCEVKNFQLDGELENQIKENTIHKYLYYAAREALHESGLLDNKSHDRERFGIAVGTLAAELTPYERLQRQDTLKKDNGFNHIVAAVYPPNSLTRTLAHYFHFEGPAMISLNACSSGNHAIAWAYDLLAENKLDVVLIGGGDMIPQTEFTHFHNLKALAPKRCQPFDKNRQGLMIGEGAGVLIMERYEFAKKRGAAIIAEMAGYGLSCDGFHMTAPHPEGEGAVKCMSNALKMASLSETDIDYINAHGTGTPHNDKTETIAIKQVFKDHAYKIPCSSTKSMIGHLMGAASAVESVVCCLVLKHGIVPPTINYETPDPECDLDYVPNKARERTLRCILNNSFAFGGNNATTIFKKPE, from the coding sequence ATGCCAAAAGTAGTAATTACGGGATTAGGTTTGGTCACCCCTGTCGGGATAGGTGTTAAGGAGAGTTGGCAGTCCTTTATCACCGGTAAAGACGGGGCCAACGAAATGAGGTCATTTGATACCTCTTTCTATAAGGTTCACCGTTCTTGTGAGGTAAAAAATTTTCAACTTGATGGAGAGTTAGAGAACCAGATAAAAGAAAACACCATTCATAAATACCTCTATTATGCAGCACGTGAGGCTTTACATGAGAGCGGCCTCCTCGATAATAAGAGCCACGACAGGGAAAGGTTTGGCATTGCCGTTGGTACCCTTGCAGCCGAATTAACCCCTTATGAGAGGCTTCAAAGGCAAGATACCTTAAAAAAAGATAACGGTTTCAACCATATTGTTGCTGCGGTTTATCCTCCGAATTCTCTTACCAGGACCCTTGCGCACTATTTCCATTTTGAAGGACCGGCCATGATCTCACTGAATGCCTGTTCGTCAGGCAATCATGCCATAGCCTGGGCTTATGACCTTCTTGCAGAAAACAAGCTCGATGTCGTTTTGATTGGCGGTGGAGATATGATTCCCCAGACCGAATTCACCCATTTTCACAACCTTAAGGCGCTGGCGCCCAAACGCTGTCAGCCTTTTGATAAAAACCGGCAGGGGCTTATGATCGGAGAAGGGGCGGGAGTGCTGATTATGGAACGTTATGAGTTTGCAAAAAAACGCGGGGCTGCTATTATTGCAGAGATGGCAGGATATGGTTTAAGTTGTGACGGATTTCATATGACGGCGCCGCATCCTGAAGGTGAAGGGGCTGTAAAATGCATGAGTAACGCGCTAAAAATGGCCAGTCTTTCAGAAACAGATATTGATTATATTAATGCGCATGGTACGGGAACCCCCCATAATGACAAAACAGAAACAATTGCGATAAAACAGGTATTTAAGGATCACGCTTATAAGATTCCGTGTAGTTCTACAAAATCCATGATAGGCCATCTTATGGGTGCTGCAAGTGCCGTGGAATCTGTTGTTTGCTGCCTTGTATTAAAGCATGGAATAGTTCCTCCTACAATTAACTATGAGACACCGGATCCGGAATGCGATCTTGATTATGTACCAAATAAAGCGCGGGAACGAACGTTAAGATGCATCCTTAATAATTCATTTGCCTTCGGCGGTAATAATGCAACGACGATATTTAAAAAGCCGGAATAA
- a CDS encoding TMEM165/GDT1 family protein, whose protein sequence is MEWKIIISTFIIVFLAELGDKTQLASILMTSKTKKPVLVFAGTMLAFAVVTALGVAAGSFITRFLPLSYIKGGAAIAFIIIGILILFGKI, encoded by the coding sequence GTGGAATGGAAAATTATTATAAGTACCTTTATTATTGTATTCCTTGCTGAACTGGGAGATAAAACACAGCTTGCATCTATCCTTATGACAAGTAAAACAAAAAAACCTGTGCTCGTTTTCGCCGGCACCATGCTTGCGTTTGCTGTGGTAACAGCCTTAGGGGTTGCGGCAGGCTCTTTTATAACAAGATTTTTACCCCTTAGTTATATAAAAGGAGGTGCAGCAATTGCTTTCATTATTATTGGCATTCTTATTTTGTTTGGCAAAATTTAA
- a CDS encoding radical SAM protein: protein MKKLILINPHPIGNVGEENVSVLNQMPVNLGYLKVLTPQNWQVDIIDETQELAIDNMGDITFGDADLVGITSVSYQAHRAYQIAAACKKRGMPVIMGGIHATSYPEEVAQYVDCVVTREAITLWTKIIADFEKGSLQKRYDGELTPMELYNTLRPDREYLKNKYKYRYSGIITTAGCPFSCEFCSVPQFQGKKYRERPIEDILDELESIKGQYRGLILTDENFYGHSKKSNERVRALFKGMVERGIYQNWFGFTSLNIYKDDETLEYMVKSGCVGVLIGIESIDEEALKTMNKNVNLRITIEKYFEAIANIRKHGLAVWGTMVFGNDTDTPDTFKQVADFVLNSSVDIMTCGILCPFINTPLYHRLKSENRLFRTNFPDDWKYYTSHHLTYILKNMPLQELINGFQYLYDKIYATEVLRQRFQNAREILGKNNMNAAMFAFRVNLDWQNVYQHLIQNLKELQVSGYYDEVLKLYNQSKKYGDKEKLIPVGIVGSR from the coding sequence ATGAAAAAACTTATACTTATTAATCCTCATCCGATTGGAAACGTTGGAGAAGAGAATGTCTCCGTGTTAAATCAGATGCCGGTGAATCTTGGGTATTTAAAAGTGTTGACGCCACAAAACTGGCAGGTTGATATCATTGACGAAACTCAGGAACTGGCCATTGATAATATGGGTGATATTACCTTTGGCGATGCGGATTTGGTAGGTATTACGTCAGTAAGCTATCAGGCACATCGTGCATATCAGATAGCTGCTGCCTGTAAAAAACGGGGCATGCCGGTGATCATGGGCGGAATTCATGCTACCAGCTATCCGGAAGAGGTAGCTCAATACGTAGATTGTGTTGTTACAAGGGAAGCCATAACCCTTTGGACAAAGATTATTGCCGACTTTGAAAAAGGCTCTCTTCAAAAAAGGTACGATGGAGAATTAACGCCAATGGAGCTTTATAATACCTTGAGGCCTGACAGAGAATACTTAAAAAATAAATATAAATACCGGTATTCTGGTATTATAACAACTGCAGGATGCCCCTTTAGTTGTGAGTTTTGTTCTGTACCACAATTCCAGGGTAAAAAGTACCGGGAAAGGCCTATTGAGGATATCCTGGACGAATTGGAGTCAATAAAAGGCCAATACCGTGGCCTCATATTAACAGATGAAAATTTTTACGGTCACAGCAAAAAATCAAATGAAAGGGTACGTGCGCTTTTTAAGGGAATGGTAGAGAGGGGGATTTATCAGAATTGGTTTGGCTTTACTTCTCTTAATATCTACAAAGACGATGAAACACTTGAATATATGGTGAAAAGCGGATGTGTCGGGGTACTCATCGGGATTGAATCTATTGATGAAGAAGCCTTGAAAACGATGAACAAGAATGTAAATTTACGCATTACGATAGAAAAGTATTTTGAGGCTATTGCCAATATCCGGAAACATGGCCTTGCTGTATGGGGAACTATGGTTTTTGGGAATGATACAGATACCCCTGATACCTTTAAACAAGTTGCCGATTTTGTATTGAATTCCTCTGTGGATATCATGACGTGTGGTATTCTCTGCCCATTTATTAATACGCCGCTTTATCACAGGTTGAAAAGTGAAAACAGGTTGTTTAGAACCAATTTTCCTGATGACTGGAAATATTATACATCCCATCATCTTACGTATATCCTTAAAAACATGCCTCTCCAGGAATTAATTAATGGTTTTCAATATTTATATGACAAGATTTATGCTACAGAAGTGTTGCGCCAAAGATTCCAGAATGCCAGGGAAATACTTGGTAAGAATAATATGAATGCCGCAATGTTTGCATTCAGGGTCAATCTGGACTGGCAGAATGTATACCAGCATCTCATCCAGAACCTAAAAGAGCTACAGGTTTCCGGATATTATGATGAAGTATTAAAGCTTTATAACCAGTCAAAAAAATACGGGGATAAAGAAAAGTTAATACCGGTAGGAATAGTAGGTAGTAGGTAG
- the trpC gene encoding indole-3-glycerol phosphate synthase TrpC, protein MTILDEIYQYKISEVAEYKKRIPHEVLKEKCKRRRGVKSFSTVLRSDTNICIIAEVKKASPSAGIIRENFKPVEIARMYESGGAAAISVLTDEKYFKGSLSYLTAIKESVNIPVLRKDFIIDPYQIYEAYAAGADALLLIAALLSGKEIQKFLGLAEELGMDCLIEVHTEEELQKVLQTSAHIIGINNRNLRTFKTDLETTIRLRPFIPDGKITVSESGITSRADIIHLLQNGVNAVLVGETLMRSDDISAKLHELLGYR, encoded by the coding sequence ATGACAATCCTGGATGAGATTTACCAATACAAAATATCTGAAGTCGCAGAGTACAAAAAGCGGATTCCTCATGAGGTGTTAAAGGAGAAGTGTAAAAGAAGGCGGGGAGTAAAGTCTTTTAGTACCGTACTCAGATCGGATACAAATATTTGCATCATTGCTGAGGTCAAAAAGGCTTCGCCATCAGCAGGTATTATCAGAGAGAACTTCAAGCCAGTGGAAATTGCCCGCATGTATGAATCCGGAGGCGCTGCAGCAATTTCTGTTCTTACCGATGAGAAGTATTTCAAAGGCAGTCTGTCATATTTGACCGCAATAAAAGAATCTGTAAATATTCCTGTTTTGAGAAAAGATTTTATTATCGATCCATATCAAATTTATGAGGCATACGCTGCAGGTGCAGACGCACTGTTGCTCATTGCTGCACTTCTTTCCGGGAAAGAGATTCAGAAATTTCTTGGACTGGCAGAAGAACTGGGTATGGATTGTCTTATAGAAGTACACACCGAAGAAGAATTGCAAAAAGTACTGCAGACGAGTGCTCATATCATTGGCATAAACAACAGGAATCTGAGAACCTTTAAGACAGACCTGGAAACTACAATCCGGTTGCGGCCATTCATTCCCGATGGGAAAATTACCGTAAGTGAAAGCGGTATTACCTCACGGGCAGACATAATACATTTATTACAAAACGGGGTTAATGCTGTGCTGGTTGGTGAGACATTAATGAGGAGTGACGATATATCAGCAAAACTGCACGAGCTTTTAGGCTATCGTTAA
- a CDS encoding beta-ketoacyl-[acyl-carrier-protein] synthase family protein, producing the protein MKKRVVITGIGVVSPIGSGKEVFWSNLISGKSGIVPILSLDLSSYQCKYGGEVKDLHPEVYLGSKGLKYLNKGTRFLGSSVKMALDDARLPINGSLSDQMGVVIGSSLGNFSETTDYFYEIIRENPSELSPMLSYDVALNSSINYVSVTFRIKGLARTISAGFTSSTDAIGNAFNMIRRDMVKVIVAGGVEQISIDLYLIFYLRKLLSGIDGKKEVSLPFDKERNGFILSEGSYVVILEELQHALDRGASIYGEIKGFGNTFSGVDCSEKERIRRLENAMYAALEDTEVKKDDIDVISANANGCRMQDAVEAKAIQSFYHQTNKHLAVSAIKSNIGESYGTAGAAQLITACMSLHDGTVPHIINYREKDPEVSLNLILEEPLKKEIRNAMINNMDYEGNNSCLVVSKFCK; encoded by the coding sequence GTGAAGAAAAGAGTTGTTATTACGGGTATCGGTGTTGTATCTCCCATTGGGTCCGGGAAAGAGGTCTTCTGGTCAAATCTTATCTCCGGGAAATCTGGTATCGTACCAATACTTTCCCTTGATCTTTCTTCCTATCAATGTAAATACGGCGGGGAGGTAAAGGATTTACATCCTGAAGTATACCTGGGAAGTAAAGGTCTGAAATATTTAAATAAAGGAACACGGTTCCTGGGTTCTTCCGTTAAGATGGCCTTGGACGATGCAAGATTGCCGATCAATGGTTCTTTATCAGATCAAATGGGTGTGGTTATCGGTTCATCTTTAGGCAATTTTTCTGAAACGACAGATTATTTCTACGAAATTATCAGGGAAAATCCATCCGAATTATCGCCCATGCTTAGCTATGATGTTGCATTGAATTCCTCGATCAATTATGTTTCTGTTACTTTCAGGATAAAAGGACTCGCGCGTACCATATCGGCAGGTTTTACATCCAGCACCGATGCTATAGGTAACGCATTTAATATGATCCGGAGGGATATGGTCAAGGTTATTGTTGCCGGCGGAGTTGAACAGATTTCCATCGATTTGTATCTCATATTTTACCTGCGCAAACTGCTGTCAGGCATAGACGGTAAAAAAGAAGTGAGCCTGCCTTTTGATAAAGAAAGAAATGGCTTTATTTTATCAGAAGGTAGTTATGTAGTGATCCTGGAGGAATTGCAACATGCCCTGGACAGGGGGGCATCTATTTACGGGGAGATAAAAGGGTTTGGGAATACCTTTTCGGGCGTGGATTGTTCAGAAAAGGAAAGGATCCGCCGTCTTGAAAATGCCATGTATGCAGCTTTGGAAGACACTGAGGTAAAAAAGGATGATATTGATGTAATCAGTGCAAATGCAAACGGATGCAGGATGCAGGATGCCGTTGAGGCAAAGGCCATTCAATCTTTTTATCATCAAACGAACAAACACCTGGCTGTTTCTGCAATAAAATCTAACATCGGAGAGTCTTACGGCACTGCCGGTGCCGCTCAGCTCATAACTGCATGCATGTCACTGCATGACGGTACGGTACCCCATATTATCAATTACAGGGAAAAAGATCCGGAGGTGAGTTTAAATCTTATCCTGGAGGAGCCTCTAAAAAAAGAAATAAGGAATGCCATGATAAATAACATGGATTATGAAGGCAATAATTCTTGCCTGGTAGTAAGTAAGTTCTGTAAGTAA